One Coprobacter fastidiosus genomic window, AGAAAACATAATATATCAATGAATATAGCCATGTTAGCCTCCGGCGGGGTCGATAGTTCGGTTGCCGTCTATCAATTGAAAGAAGCCGGATATACTCCTACTCTATTTTACATCCGTATCGGTATGGAAGATAAAGATAAAAATCTGGACTGCCACTCGGAGGAAGATATAGAAATAGTCACTTATATAGCTCGTAAATACGGATGTCCGATGGAGATAGTTTCTCTACATAACGAATATTGGGAATATGTCATGGGGTATGCTTTCGAAACGATAAAAAGAGGTCTGACTCCTAATCCTGATGTAATGTGCAATAAATTCATCAAATTCGGATTTTTTGAAAAATATTGGGGAAAAGACTTCGATAAAATAGCTACAGGGCATTATGCTAATACCCGAATCATGGATGATATTACTTATCTCGCCACTGCAAAAGATACGATAAAAGATCAAACCGATTTTTTGGCACAACTTAATCACGTACAAATCTCCAAATTACTATTTCCTATCGGAAATATGATGAAAGGCGAAGTCAGAACAATTGCCTTACAACAGAATCTTCCGAGTGCTCGAAGAAAAGACAGTCAGGGAATTTGCTTCTTGGGGAATATTAACTATAACCAATTTATACGTAATTATTTAGGAGAAAAAGAAGGAGATATAATAGACTTAAAAAGTGGGCATATAGTCGGAAGACATAAAGGATACTGGTTTCACACCATCGGACAAAGAAAAGGTCTCGGCCTCAGCGGGGGGCCGTGGTTTGTCATAAAAAAAGATCCGGAACAGAATATACTATATGTTTCGAACGGATCTGACCCGGAAACACAATACGGAAACATTCTTGATTTAAGTGGATTCCAGTTCATATCCGGAAATCCTCTCGGAGACCTTTCACATAATACACCGATCACATTTAAAAACCGGCACACTCCGGAATTTACACCGGGAACGATACAATGCATCGACAATAATATTGTCAGAATCACTTCCGAAAAAAAAATACAAGGTATCGCCCCCGGACAATTCGGTGTCATATACAGCCATGATAAAGAACTTTGTCTGGCCAGCGGAATTATACAATAGATTTTTAGGTTCAGAACCTATTTAAATTTTTCAACTCAAAAAAGATCTGTACAAAATTTAAATAGGTTTTTACTGAATCTGTAAACGACCACTCAACAACAACAATGAGACTTCGGTTGATTTTGCCTGAAATTGAGCCGAAATTTTTCGAGTTACAGCATCTAAATAGCTTCGTTGAAATTCTCTGAACTCCAATCCCGAAAGACTCCCGAGCCGATATCTTTCTAATGCGGTTTTAAGGCTGACCAATGCTACTTCTGCACTTTCCGACTCAAAACCGACCATAATCAAGTTATTCTCATAACTGTTATAAAGTTGAGCCAAGTCACTTAACATCTGTAACTCTACTTCCTGATAACTCAGCTTACTATTTTCTATCTCAATCTTCGCATTTCTTACCTTCTTACGGGTTTCTAAACGATTAAACAACGGTACGGAAAGTGTAACCCCCCAAAACGGGCCGGTATTCTGATTAAAAGTCGATATAGATGCCGGTGATTCAGTCCGTGAAAAACTATACCCTGCCGTAAAATCTACCGAAGGGAAATAAGCCGACCGGGCCAATTTAAGATCAAGCTCCGACACTTTCTGTTCCCGACGAGCAATCAATAGTGTCGTATTGTTATTCAACATCAACGTTTGTACTTCATCTTTCGGGTACATCGGATGTAACAGTATCGTATCTTTTACATATCCTCTTTTATGCAGATCGATATTCATCAGCGTATTCAATGTAATATAAGCACTACGCAACTGCTCTTGCTGCTTTACTAATGTCGAACTATCAGAATTCAGATCGATTTTGGTCTGCTTCAGCTCCAAACCTGAAAGACTCCCAATCCGGTTTTTCTGTAAGGCTATTTCATATCGTTGACGGGAAAGATCAAGACTTTGCTTAGCTGCATCCAGCAAACTCTTCTGTACCAATACATTATAATATTCTGTATTAACTTGTGCTATCAAATTCTCAACAGCCATACGAGTTTTCAGTTCTCCGATAGCAATAAACTCATTGAGTTTTTCATGGGTCGTAAACATCGCCAAACCATCAAAAATAGTCCAGTTCAAATTTATATTAGCACCATAATTATCGGTAATGCTGCCACTGAATTTTTTCTCTGTTCCGCTATTCGCATCTTTCCTTTTCGAATTTATAATCGATTCTTTCTGTGTACCTTCTGCCGAAAGTGAAGGCAAAAAAGAAGAATAATTCTGGTTATTACGCTCTATCTGTTCTTCATTCTTTGCAATACGGATACCGTAATTAGATTCCAATGCTTTACTGATGCAATCGGAAAGCGTTAAGGTCTCTTGCGCCGTTACTCCCAACGGACAAATCAATAAAAAAAATATTACAATACTTCTTATCATGATTTCGTATAAGTTTCTTCATTAACCACTTTGATCTTAGAAGCCGACAAATATGTATAAATTGCCGGAATTACATAAAGTGTCAATCCGGTAGCACATACCATTCCGCCGACAACAGCAATACCCATAGCGATACGGCTCTCCGAACCCGAACCTGTAGCCAACGCCATAGGTAGTGTTCCCAACACCGTAGAAAGACTGGTCATCAATATGGGTCGAAAACGTGCTACAGCAGAATCAAGTATAGCCTCATGCATACTTAAACCGTCAGCCTTACGCTGATTAGCAAACTCGACAATTAAAATACCGTTCTTCGAAACCAACCCTATCAGCATAATTATACCGATTTGGCTAAAAATATTCATCGTTTGTCCGAAATACCATAAAGAAAGTAATGCTCCCACCAATGCCAACGGGACTGTAAGCATAATAATCAACGGATCTCGGAAACTTTCAAATTGGGCTGAAAGAACAAGATAAATAAATATCAATGCAAAAACAAATGCAAACAAAAGACTGGAAGAGCTTTCTACAAAATCTTTTGAACTTCCGGACAGAGTCGTTTTAAAATCTTCATTCAAAACTTTGTCTGCGATTCTGTCCATCTCATCGATACCCTGTCCTAATGTCTTTCCTTTTGCCGGAGACGCAGAAACTGTTGCCGAGACAAAACGGTCGTATCTAAATAATCGAGGGGGCGTACTACTCTCTTCCATTGTCACCAAATTATCTAAACTGACCAGTTTATTATCTTTTCCCCTCACATAAACCGTTGCCAAATCGGCAGGTTTATTCCGTTGCGATTTATCGAACTCGCTTATGATCTGATATTGTTTTCCATTCAGGATATAATATCCTATCCTCTGATCACTCATGGTTAGCTGCAATGTTCTCGAAATATCTTCTACCGATACCCCTAACAAAGCGGCCTTATCCCGATTAATATTAATCGTCAGTTCCGGTTTAGTAAATTTCAAGTCCAAATCATAAGTAGAAAATTCCGGACTTTGAGAAACCTCATTCATAAATTTAGGCAGAATACCTTTCAAATCATCCAGATTCTTTGCTTGTATGACATACTCTACCGGTAATCCTCCCCGCTGATTGCCGAAAGTCTGACGTTGTGTTACCATAGTACGAGCACCGGTAAGCTGCTTCAATTGAGGAGCTAAATCATCGGCAATTTCCTGCTGAGTACGATCACGATCTTCTGACGGAACTAACATTACATTACAAAATGCAGAATTGGTTTGTCCTCCTCTTCCGGTCAAAGACATAATCAAATCTTCTTCCGGAACTTCTTTTTCTAAATAGGTAGTCAAATCCGTCATATACTGGTCCATATATTCAAAACTCGATCCCTCTGTCGCCGTAGATACGACCCTCAACTGAGCACGATCTTCCATCGGAGACATTTCGGAGGGTAACGTCATCCAAAAATAATAGATGGCTACACCCGACAATAATAAAATAATCGGAGCGATATAACGATGCCGCATAAAAGATTCCAGGCTACTGCGATACGCATTCGTAAACCATACGAAAAAAGGTTCGGTAACTCTGTAAAACCAATTACCGGTCACATTTCGGGTTAACAATTTAGTCGAAAGCATCGGTGTGAACGACAACGCAACAAATGAAGATATCGCTACAGCTCCCGCGATTACGACACTAAACTCACGAAAAAGACGACCGGTCGTTCCTTGTAAAAAGACAATAGGCACAAATACGGCAACTAATGCAACCGTCGTAGCAATTACCGCAAAGAATATTTCCTGAGAACCTTTAAACCCGGCTTCCAAAGGAGACATGCCTTTTTCTACCTTATTATAAATATTCTCCATCACGACAATAGCATCATCGACAACAAGACCTATTGAAAGAACGATTGCCAAAAGTGTAAGGATATTTATCGTGAATCCGGCCAAATACATTATAAAAAATGTACCGACCAAAGATATCGGTATCGTCAACACAGGTATAAGCGTCGTACGCCAGTTACGTAAAAATAAAAATATAATAAGAACAACGAGAACAAAAGCTTCTACAATCGTACTTTTAACTTCATTGATCGAATTGCGGATAAACACTGTATCATCTTGATAAATACCGCATTGCATATCATCCGGCAAATCGGCTTTAATATCTTCC contains:
- the mnmA gene encoding tRNA 2-thiouridine(34) synthase MnmA — translated: MNIAMLASGGVDSSVAVYQLKEAGYTPTLFYIRIGMEDKDKNLDCHSEEDIEIVTYIARKYGCPMEIVSLHNEYWEYVMGYAFETIKRGLTPNPDVMCNKFIKFGFFEKYWGKDFDKIATGHYANTRIMDDITYLATAKDTIKDQTDFLAQLNHVQISKLLFPIGNMMKGEVRTIALQQNLPSARRKDSQGICFLGNINYNQFIRNYLGEKEGDIIDLKSGHIVGRHKGYWFHTIGQRKGLGLSGGPWFVIKKDPEQNILYVSNGSDPETQYGNILDLSGFQFISGNPLGDLSHNTPITFKNRHTPEFTPGTIQCIDNNIVRITSEKKIQGIAPGQFGVIYSHDKELCLASGIIQ
- a CDS encoding TolC family protein; its protein translation is MIRSIVIFFLLICPLGVTAQETLTLSDCISKALESNYGIRIAKNEEQIERNNQNYSSFLPSLSAEGTQKESIINSKRKDANSGTEKKFSGSITDNYGANINLNWTIFDGLAMFTTHEKLNEFIAIGELKTRMAVENLIAQVNTEYYNVLVQKSLLDAAKQSLDLSRQRYEIALQKNRIGSLSGLELKQTKIDLNSDSSTLVKQQEQLRSAYITLNTLMNIDLHKRGYVKDTILLHPMYPKDEVQTLMLNNNTTLLIARREQKVSELDLKLARSAYFPSVDFTAGYSFSRTESPASISTFNQNTGPFWGVTLSVPLFNRLETRKKVRNAKIEIENSKLSYQEVELQMLSDLAQLYNSYENNLIMVGFESESAEVALVSLKTALERYRLGSLSGLEFREFQRSYLDAVTRKISAQFQAKSTEVSLLLLSGRLQIQ
- a CDS encoding efflux RND transporter permease subunit, giving the protein MSLSSVSIKRPVLATVMNLVFIIIGMIGITFLGVRDYPSVDPPIISVSTTFTGANADVVETQITEPLESAINGIPGIRSLVSQSRDGRSNIRIEFELEVPLETAANDVRDKVSGALRKLPEDIDPPVVSKADADAQPIFGLYLSSDTRSIIDVSTYADLHLKERLQTIPGVSSVEIWGEKRLAIRLKMDPMLLSAYGLTPMDVSNAVSAGNVELPSGRIEGDNTELTVRTMGRLLTVEDFNNLVLRRDGDKVVRFRDVGKATVDSENNRYIMKMNNNPMVGCVIIPQPGANYVDIVDRAYKVVEDIKADLPDDMQCGIYQDDTVFIRNSINEVKSTIVEAFVLVVLIIFLFLRNWRTTLIPVLTIPISLVGTFFIMYLAGFTINILTLLAIVLSIGLVVDDAIVVMENIYNKVEKGMSPLEAGFKGSQEIFFAVIATTVALVAVFVPIVFLQGTTGRLFREFSVVIAGAVAISSFVALSFTPMLSTKLLTRNVTGNWFYRVTEPFFVWFTNAYRSSLESFMRHRYIAPIILLLSGVAIYYFWMTLPSEMSPMEDRAQLRVVSTATEGSSFEYMDQYMTDLTTYLEKEVPEEDLIMSLTGRGGQTNSAFCNVMLVPSEDRDRTQQEIADDLAPQLKQLTGARTMVTQRQTFGNQRGGLPVEYVIQAKNLDDLKGILPKFMNEVSQSPEFSTYDLDLKFTKPELTININRDKAALLGVSVEDISRTLQLTMSDQRIGYYILNGKQYQIISEFDKSQRNKPADLATVYVRGKDNKLVSLDNLVTMEESSTPPRLFRYDRFVSATVSASPAKGKTLGQGIDEMDRIADKVLNEDFKTTLSGSSKDFVESSSSLLFAFVFALIFIYLVLSAQFESFRDPLIIMLTVPLALVGALLSLWYFGQTMNIFSQIGIIMLIGLVSKNGILIVEFANQRKADGLSMHEAILDSAVARFRPILMTSLSTVLGTLPMALATGSGSESRIAMGIAVVGGMVCATGLTLYVIPAIYTYLSASKIKVVNEETYTKS